One window from the genome of Mumia sp. ZJ1417 encodes:
- a CDS encoding alpha/beta hydrolase — protein sequence MTSTTSVKGAALRAAFRLPAPVIARLAGAPVTRRHRTLDPQMRLLLTLQALEGPAAESVPIPHGRRIIRASAAMAGGALPIGSVHDRTIDGPGGPLPLRLYAPRGVTGTAPALVFFHGGGWIYGDLESHDAMCRFLAEQAGVRVVAVDYRLAPEHPFPAAPDDCLAAYDWVLAHADALGIDRHRVAVGGDSAGGNLATVVAQQVVGRTEQPAGVVPPAYQLLIYPAVDFVEKRPSRTEMETGFFLTGGFIDLSSDSYTASAPDPADPRLSPLYGKLEGLPPAYVVTAGFDPLLDEGEAYAEAMRAAGVEVTYVCEDGLIHSFANMVALGTAAPAAMRRAARALRRGLHRS from the coding sequence GTGACCTCCACCACATCCGTCAAGGGAGCCGCGCTGCGCGCCGCCTTCCGTCTGCCTGCGCCGGTGATCGCCAGGCTCGCCGGTGCGCCGGTCACCCGCCGTCACCGCACCCTCGACCCGCAGATGCGGCTGCTGCTGACCCTGCAGGCGCTCGAGGGGCCGGCCGCGGAGTCCGTGCCGATCCCGCACGGGCGCCGCATCATCCGCGCAAGTGCAGCCATGGCCGGTGGGGCGCTCCCGATCGGCTCGGTGCACGACCGGACGATCGACGGACCCGGCGGGCCGCTCCCGCTGCGTCTCTACGCGCCGCGTGGGGTCACCGGGACGGCGCCGGCGCTCGTGTTCTTCCACGGTGGCGGCTGGATCTACGGCGACCTCGAGAGCCACGACGCGATGTGCCGGTTCCTCGCCGAGCAGGCGGGGGTCCGGGTCGTCGCGGTCGACTACCGCCTCGCGCCCGAGCACCCGTTTCCCGCTGCGCCCGACGACTGCCTCGCGGCGTACGACTGGGTGCTCGCGCACGCCGACGCGCTGGGGATCGACCGGCACCGCGTCGCGGTCGGCGGTGACTCCGCGGGCGGCAACCTCGCGACCGTCGTCGCCCAGCAGGTCGTCGGTCGTACGGAGCAGCCGGCGGGCGTCGTCCCTCCGGCGTACCAGCTGCTGATCTATCCCGCCGTCGACTTCGTCGAGAAGCGTCCGAGTCGTACGGAGATGGAGACCGGGTTCTTCCTCACCGGCGGCTTCATCGACCTCTCGTCCGACAGCTACACCGCGTCCGCGCCGGATCCGGCCGACCCGCGGCTCTCTCCGCTGTACGGCAAGCTCGAGGGTCTTCCGCCGGCCTACGTCGTCACCGCCGGGTTCGACCCGCTGCTCGACGAGGGCGAGGCGTACGCCGAGGCGATGCGCGCCGCCGGTGTCGAGGTGACGTACGTCTGCGAGGACGGGCTGATCCACTCCTTCGCCAACATGGTCGCCCTCGGCACGGCTGCCCCTGCGGCGATGCGCCGCGCGGCTCGCGCACTGCGCCGCGGACTCCACCGGAGCTGA